One segment of Tenrec ecaudatus isolate mTenEca1 chromosome 1, mTenEca1.hap1, whole genome shotgun sequence DNA contains the following:
- the KLHL26 gene encoding kelch-like protein 26: MAESGGSGGAGSGGFGAGPGPERPSSMADKHGALKCTFSAPGHSAGLLQGLATLRAQGQLLDVALTVNTEVFHAHKVVLAACSDYFRAMFTGGMREAGQAAVELKGVSARGLRHIVDFAYSAEVTLDLDCVQDVLGAAVFLQMLPVVELCEEFLKAAMSVETCLHIGHMATAFSLASLRASVDAFTFQHFLQISQEEDFLHLPLERLVFFLQSNQLQSCAEIDLFRAAVRWLQHDPARRPRASQVLCHVRFPLMRPSELVDSVQTLDLMVEDALCRRYLLEAFNYQVLPFRQHQMQSPRTAVRSDVPSLMTFGGTPYTDHDRAVSAKVYLLPEPGARQFRELAEMEVGCSHTCVAVLDNFVYVAGGQHLQYRSGEGAVDACYRYDPHLNQWLRLQAMQESRIQFQLNVLGGLVYATGGRNRAGSLASVERYCPRRNEWGYACSLKRRTWGHAGAAAGGRLYVSGGYGISVEDKKALHCYDPVADQWEARAPMSEPRVLHAMVGARGRLYALGGRMDHVDRCFDVLAVEYYVPEADQWTSVSPMRAGQSEAGCCLLERKIYVVGGYNWRLNNVTGLVQVYNTDTDEWERDLHFPESFAGVACAPVLLPRVPNMHR; this comes from the exons ATGGCGGAGtccggcggcagcggcggcgctGGCAGCGGTGGCTTTGGCGCGGGCCCAGGCCCCGAACGCCCGAGCAG CATGGCCGACAAGCACGGGGCCCTCAAGTGCACCTTCTCAGCTCCTGGCCACAGCGCTGGCCTCCTGCAGGGCCTCGCCACACTGCGCGCCCAGGGCCAGCTGCTCGATGTGGCCCTCACCGTCAACACTGAAGTCTTTCATGCCCACAAAGTGGTCCTGGCTGCCTGCAGCGACTACTTCCG ggccatgttcACCGGTGGCATGCGGGAGGCGGGCCAGGCGGCTGTGGAGCTGAAAGGCGTGTCGGCGCGTGGGCTGCGGCACATTGTGGACTTCGCCTACAGCGCGGAGGTGACGCTGGACCTGGACTGTGTGCAGGACGTGCTGGGGGCAGCCGTGTTCCTGCAGATGCTGCCGGTGGTGGAGCTCTGCGAGGAGTTCCTGAAGGCAGCCATGAGCGTGGAGACCTGCCTGCACATCGGCCACATGGCCACTGCCTTCAGCCTGGCCTCCCTGCGCGCCTCGGTGGACGCCTTCACCTTCCAGCACTTCCTACAGATCTCCCAGGAGGAGGACTTCCTGCACTTGCCCCTCGAGCGCCTGGTCTTCTTCCTGCAGAGCAACCAGCTGCAGAGCTGCGCCGAGATCGACCTGTTTCGCGCCGCCGTGCGCTGGCTGCAGCACGACCCTGCCCGGCGGCCGCGCGCCAGCCAGGTGCTGTGCCACGTGCGCTTCCCGCTGATGCGGCCCTCGGAGCTGGTGGACAGCGTGCAGACGCTGGACCTCATGGTGGAGGACGCGCTGTGCCGCCGCTACCTGCTCGAGGCCTTCAACTACCAGGTGCTGCCCTTCCGGCAGCACCAGATGCAGTCCCCCCGCACGGCCGTGCGCTCAGACGTGCCCTCGCTCATGACCTTCGGCGGCACTCCGTACACCGACCACGACCGCGCCGTCAGCGCCAAGGTGTACCTGCTGCCCGAACCCGGCGCCCGCCAGTTCCGGGAGCTGGCCGAGATGGAGGTGGGCTGCAGCCACACCTGCGTGGCCGTGCTGGACAACTTCGTCTACGTGGCGGGCGGGCAGCACCTGCAGTACCGCAGCGGGGAGGGCGCCGTGGATGCTTGCTACCGCTACGACCCGCACCTCAACCAGTGGCTGCGGCTGCAGGCCATGCAGGAGAGCCGCATCCAGTTCCAGCTGAACGTGCTGGGGGGCCTGGTCTATGCCACGGGGGGCCGCAACCGCGCGGGCAGCCTGGCCTCGGTGGAGCGCTACTGCCCGCGCCGCAATGAGTGGGGCTACGCCTGCTCGCTCAAGCGGCGCACCTGGGGGCACGCGGGGGCAGCGGCGGGCGGCCGGCTGTACGTGTCGGGGGGTTACGGCATCTCGGTGGAGGACAAGAAGGCGCTGCACTGCTACGACCCAGTGGCTGACCagtgggaggcgcgggcgcccaTGAGCGAGCCCCGCGTGCTGCATGCCATGGTGGGCGCCCGCGGGCGGCTCTACGCACTGGGGGGCCGCATGGACCACGTGGACCGCTGCTTCGACGTGCTGGCGGTGGAGTACTACGTGCCCGAGGCCGACCAGTGGACCAGTGTCAGCCCCATGCGGGCCGGCCAGTCGGAGGCGGGCTGCTGCCTGCTGGAGCGTAAGATCTACGTGGTGGGCGGCTACAACTGGCGCCTCAACAACGTCACCGGGCTGGTGCAGGTCTACAACACCGACACAGACGAGTGGGAGCGCGACCTGCACTTCCCAGAGTCCTTTGCAGGCGTTGCCTGCGCCCCCGTCTTGCTGCCCCGGGTCCCCAACATGCACAGGTAG